Below is a genomic region from Haloplasma contractile SSD-17B.
AGGTTTAGGTAGATTTTGTAGAGCGGTTGTCTTTATAGACGGAATTAAAACTGGCAATTTAAATAAAAATAAATTAGCTGAGTTAAGAAATGAGAAGATTGGATTTATCTTTCAATTTCATCACTTACTTCCGGAGTTTACAGTTCTTGAAAATATACTCATGCCATACCAGATTCATAGAGGGAAACCTACTAAGGAAATCATAAAACGAGCAAACAGTCTCATTGATCAAGTTGGATTAACAGAAGTTAAACATAATAAAGCAACCGATATATCTGGTGGCCAACAACAAAGAACTGCTATTGCTCGGGCACTTATTAATAATCCAAAGCTCGTGCTTGCAGATGAACCAACAGGGAATCTCGATTCAGAGACAAGTGATCGTATTTATAAGCTTTTACGAGAGATTAACCAAGAGATTGAAACTACCTTCGTTGTCATTACCCATGACTCAACTATAGCAAAGAAAGCGGATCGTATTATTAAACTTAAAGATGGTATGATTAGTAGCGATTCATGATTAAATAATAGATAAAAAAAGAGACAGACACTTGTTACTGTATACAAGGTATCTGTCTGTTTTTTTATCTATTAAGAGGAGAGATCATTAAATTACTATTTAAATAAAGCACACTACACTACCCTAACCTTAATCAACAACCCTAATTTTACTCGTTTCCCTATTTTCTAAGTGCCTTTAACTCATCTTTTAACTTTGGTAAAATTTCGATTGCATCTCCAACAATTCCTACATTCGCTACATCAAAGATAGCAGCTTGAGGATCCTTATTTATTGCAATAATGAAGTCTGATTTTTCCATTCCTGCAATGTGTTGAACGGCTCCAGATATTCCACAGGCAATATATAACTTCGGCCTTACTGTTTGACCCGTTTGACCAACCTGCATATCTTTTGTTGCATATCCTTCATCAACCGCAGCACGTGATGCTCCGACAACTCCCTCTAATTCATTCGCAACTTCTTTTAAAATATGGAAGTTTTGTCCGATTCCTCGACCACCAGAAACAATGACATCTGATTTCGTAATATCAACTGCATCTTTAATCTTTTCAATGACATCGATGACCTTTGTCTTGATGTCTGTTTCTGATAAGTCTATATTATAGTCAATGATTTCACCTACCCTAGATTCATCGCGATCTAGTGGTTCTAATACCTTAGGCCTGATTGTTGCCATTTGTGGGCGATGATCGGGACAAATAATTGTACCAAATAGATTTCCACCAAATGCAGGACGTGTTACCCATAATAAAGTCGAATTTTCCTGCTCAGGATCTACCTCTAAAATAGTGGCATCCGCTGTTAGTCCTGTATCACAGCGAGCAGCTACGCGTGGTGCTAAATCACGTCCTATTACTGTGGCACCTACCAAGAATGAATCTGGTTTGTAGTCACAGATCATATTTACAAGAGTTTTCGTATATGCTTCAGTTGAATAATTTTTTAAAAGTTCATGTTCAGCTACAATCACTCGGTCAGCACCATGTGCAATGAGATCATTGGATTGGTTTCGTATATCATTCCCTAATAACACAGCTACTACATTAAACTCTACATGTTCAATTTGCTCAACTAACTTTCGTGCCTCACCTAAAAGTTCAAAACTTACCTCTTGAATGACTCCTCCTCGTTGTTCACAAAACACATAAATATCTTTGTATTCATTAAAGTTCATTCTACTCGCCCCCTTATGCTATAATTTGTTTTTCTTTAAGTGTCTTTGTTATTAATTTTACTGCTTCATCACTTGATACACTGAACGTTTCTGTTTCTCCAGATACCTCTTTTGTAAACGTACGCTTAACTTTAGTAGGTGATGATTTAAGTCCTGTTTGATTTGCTTCAATCTCTAAATCCTCGAAACATAACTCTTTAATATTTTTATCAAATGAGCGCCATATTCCTCTACAAGACATATACCTTGGTGAATTCATTCCTTCTAATGTTGTCAATAAACATGGTAATGTCACTTCAATAATTTCATAGGATGTCTCTAGTGACTTTTTAACGACTATTTGATTATCAGATACTGAAAGTATTTCTGATACATAAGTGACCTGTGGAATTGTTAACTTTTCTGCTGTTTGAGGTCCTACCTGTGCCGTATCTCCATCTATCGCTTGGCGTCCTGCAAATATTAAATCATATTCAAGCGTCTTTAAAGCTGCAGCCAACGTGTTAGAAGTAGCCCAAGTATCACTACCTGCAAAATTACGATCGGTTACTAAAATAACATCATCGACACCACGCGCTAATAACTCTCTAAGCATCCCTTCTGCTTGTTTTGGACCCATTGTGATTGCTGTTATCTTTGCACCAGTTTGATCCTTTATTTTTAAAGCCTCTTCAATACCCGCTAAATCATCAGGGTTAATAATACTAGGAACTCCTGAACGTATTAATGTTCCCGTTTCTTTATCGACATTCATCTCTGTAGTATCTGGTACTTGTTTAACTAAAACGACTATATTCATAACACAAACCTCCCATTGATTAAGTACCTAATAAACTCTATTTTTTATATAATTCTTTAATAGATCATGTTATTTTAACATGTGACCGCTAATTACCATACGCTGAACTTCTGAAGTTCCTTCATATATCTCTGTAATCTTAGCGTCTCTCATCATACGCTCTACAGGATAATCTCTTGTGTATCCATATCCTCCAAATAATTGAACTGCTTTCGTTGTAACATCCATTGCTGTTTCCGATGCGAATAACTTAGCCATTGCCGCTTCATTAGAATAGGGTTTGTTTTGATCCTTATAGATAGCAGCCTTATAGACAAGTAATCTTGCTGCTTCTGTTTGAGTTTTTAAATCCGCTAGCCTAAATTGAGTATTCTGGAATTTTGCAATTGGACGGTCAAATTGCTTTCGTTCTTTTACATAGTTAACCGTTTCATCAATTGCCCCCGCAGCAATTCCTAATGCTTGGGCACCAATTCCAATACGCCCACCATCTAGTGTTTTCATCGCAATCTTGAATCCTTTTCCTTCTTTTCCTAATAAATTCTCTTTAGGTACACGAACATCTTTAAATATAAGTTCACTAGTAGCAGAACCACGTATTCCAAGCTTTCGTTCTTTTTTACCTATATCAAATCCTTCAGCATCTGCATCGACTATAAATGCAGAAATTCCTCTTGTTCCTTTTGACTTATCTGTCATGGCAAAGATAATGTATACATCTGCATACCCAGCGTTCGTAATAAAAATTTTTGTTCCGTTAATGATGTAATCATCACCATCTCGTACGGCTACTGTTTGTTGTTTAGAAGCATCTGTTCCTGCATTCGGCTCAGTTAATCCAAAAGCCCCTAATTTTTCACCTTTTGAAAGTGGTACGAGGTACTTTTCTTTCTGTTCCTCTGTTCCAAATTCATTGATTGGAGAACAACATAATGAGGTATGTGCAGATAAAATAACACCGGTTGTAGCGCATACCTTACTTAACTCCTCTACCGCTAAAATATAAGATAGTTGATCTGCGCCTGCGCCTCCGTATTCTTCTTTAAATGGAATCCCTAACATCCCATACTTGGCCATCTTTTTAACGGTTTCAACAGGAAAATATTCTTCTTCATCTACCTTTTCAGCCAGTGGTTTTACTTCGTTTAATGCGAATTCTCTGAACAACTTTTGCATCATTACATGTTGATCAGTAAGTGAATAATTCATAGTCAACACTCTCCCTTTCATATGTTTTTATAACTCTAATAATCACACTATTTAATTATTACTGAACTTGTTACATTAGTCAGATTTAGATAGCTACATTTTTTCTAGGCGGCATGACAACTGCCTTTCCTACAATTATAGTTTTTCCTTTTTGATTCGTTGCCTCTAAATCACAAATTACACGATTTTTTTCTTCTAAAATATCAGAAACTGTAACTGTAGCCGTTATGGTATCACCAAAATATACGGGTTTAACATATTTAACCTCTTGTGACACGAAAATGGTACCCGGCCCCGGTAGCTGAACACCTAAAACCGTTGAAAATAAAGATGAACATAAACATCCGTGTACAATTCTTGTTTTAAACATTGTTTCCTTCGCATACTCCTCATTAAAATGCGCTGGATTTAGATCCCCTGTAATACCACCAAACATCACGACATCTGTCTCGGTAACTGTTTTTGTAAAACTTGCCTGTTCCCCTAGTGATAGTTCACTCAATGTTTTCCCAACCATAAACAACATCCTCCCTCATTTGAACTTATGTGAATTAATTCACATAAGTAATTAAAAAAAATTCCTAGGCTCACTCTATTATATGTTCAAGTAGCTAAAAGATGAATAGTGATTCATGTTTCATGAATATTTTACCATATTGTGATTTTTTTATCAAGAGTAAACGCTTTTATTTTATAATTTAATGCTTATCCATATATTACAAAGTCAATATTAGTATATGGAATGGGTGAATGCTAAAAATAAAAGTGGAGGTGATTTATAATGAAAATGAATAAAGCGATCGGTTGTACAGTAAGAGAGTGTCAATATCATGCAAAGGAAGACTCTTATTGTAGTTTAGATCACATTAACGTTGTAAAGCATAAAGATATGGCTAACAAACAAGAAATTACGGACTGTGGAAGTTTTAAATACCAAGATCAGTAATGAATAGATATGATCTACAACATTAATACGACATTCTATAAGATAAGTGGAAAGACATTAATAATAAATCTAACTAATTAGCTATTAAACCAAGTGAAATGAGCACACATTAAAAAGGCCCCTTACCGGGGCCTTGTTTGATTATTCTCTTGAATGTTTGTTATTTAAATAACTACCTTTATTTTGTAGTAATACCTTAGTACCTTCTACAACAGCTGTTAACGGTTTGTCCGCTATGTTGACTGAAATATTAAGTAGTTCTTCAAAATAGTCTTTAACACCTGGAATTAATGAACCCCCACCATTTACAACAATACCATTATCTACAATGTCTGCTGCTAGTTCTGGTGGTGTTTGTTCAAGTACTGACATTACAAGTCGCCC
It encodes:
- a CDS encoding ABC transporter ATP-binding protein encodes the protein GLGRFCRAVVFIDGIKTGNLNKNKLAELRNEKIGFIFQFHHLLPEFTVLENILMPYQIHRGKPTKEIIKRANSLIDQVGLTEVKHNKATDISGGQQQRTAIARALINNPKLVLADEPTGNLDSETSDRIYKLLREINQEIETTFVVITHDSTIAKKADRIIKLKDGMISSDS
- a CDS encoding electron transfer flavoprotein subunit alpha/FixB family protein, coding for MNFNEYKDIYVFCEQRGGVIQEVSFELLGEARKLVEQIEHVEFNVVAVLLGNDIRNQSNDLIAHGADRVIVAEHELLKNYSTEAYTKTLVNMICDYKPDSFLVGATVIGRDLAPRVAARCDTGLTADATILEVDPEQENSTLLWVTRPAFGGNLFGTIICPDHRPQMATIRPKVLEPLDRDESRVGEIIDYNIDLSETDIKTKVIDVIEKIKDAVDITKSDVIVSGGRGIGQNFHILKEVANELEGVVGASRAAVDEGYATKDMQVGQTGQTVRPKLYIACGISGAVQHIAGMEKSDFIIAINKDPQAAIFDVANVGIVGDAIEILPKLKDELKALRK
- a CDS encoding electron transfer flavoprotein subunit beta/FixA family protein, with amino-acid sequence MNIVVLVKQVPDTTEMNVDKETGTLIRSGVPSIINPDDLAGIEEALKIKDQTGAKITAITMGPKQAEGMLRELLARGVDDVILVTDRNFAGSDTWATSNTLAAALKTLEYDLIFAGRQAIDGDTAQVGPQTAEKLTIPQVTYVSEILSVSDNQIVVKKSLETSYEIIEVTLPCLLTTLEGMNSPRYMSCRGIWRSFDKNIKELCFEDLEIEANQTGLKSSPTKVKRTFTKEVSGETETFSVSSDEAVKLITKTLKEKQIIA
- a CDS encoding acyl-CoA dehydrogenase; its protein translation is MNYSLTDQHVMMQKLFREFALNEVKPLAEKVDEEEYFPVETVKKMAKYGMLGIPFKEEYGGAGADQLSYILAVEELSKVCATTGVILSAHTSLCCSPINEFGTEEQKEKYLVPLSKGEKLGAFGLTEPNAGTDASKQQTVAVRDGDDYIINGTKIFITNAGYADVYIIFAMTDKSKGTRGISAFIVDADAEGFDIGKKERKLGIRGSATSELIFKDVRVPKENLLGKEGKGFKIAMKTLDGGRIGIGAQALGIAAGAIDETVNYVKERKQFDRPIAKFQNTQFRLADLKTQTEAARLLVYKAAIYKDQNKPYSNEAAMAKLFASETAMDVTTKAVQLFGGYGYTRDYPVERMMRDAKITEIYEGTSEVQRMVISGHMLK
- a CDS encoding MaoC family dehydratase → MVGKTLSELSLGEQASFTKTVTETDVVMFGGITGDLNPAHFNEEYAKETMFKTRIVHGCLCSSLFSTVLGVQLPGPGTIFVSQEVKYVKPVYFGDTITATVTVSDILEEKNRVICDLEATNQKGKTIIVGKAVVMPPRKNVAI
- a CDS encoding DUF1540 domain-containing protein, with amino-acid sequence MKMNKAIGCTVRECQYHAKEDSYCSLDHINVVKHKDMANKQEITDCGSFKYQDQ